A genomic region of Roseateles amylovorans contains the following coding sequences:
- a CDS encoding putative bifunctional diguanylate cyclase/phosphodiesterase, which translates to MNAPTTPPEPSGRPPRRTPTLEDQAAQFRLLVDHAPALIALFDAHDLSCLFANRQYAQRFGLDEQSILGRSFDDIIGADAAREVQPYIDQVLRDHRSVNYERRLVPPDGEPRWIEVNLVPHLTPDGREVSAAFVLISDITRFREAERAMRESEARLATFMEASVEGLLFHRDGVIADVNPSLCALIGYPLELLIGRRALELVAPDQLEIVRAVMEAGDETRYETAVMHRSGERIPVEFIVRTLWRNGERLRMAVVRDIREQQAALARIHHLAHHDPLTGLLNRATFMERLRERLARGPSQRAALLFIDLDNFKRVNDSLGHLEGDQVLRTVADRLRAGLRGGDLVARFGGDEFVVLLEDVHQRKDVQVVLNALLSVVEVPVQADGRDLSVTPTIGVALYPEHGESPEELLQHADTAMYLAKSAGRATYRFFESAMAETAYADLVLEAELAQALTADEFVLFYQPQVAAQTGQLTGAEALLRWRHPTRGLLSPDAFILVAERHRLMLPLGEWVMHEAARQARLWHERGIAPVPIAVNLSSMQFRLDSFSKSVAQVLKTAGVPGEWLELELTERMLTDEIERLPELLQSLRALGLAISIDDFGTGYTALNQLTRLPLDKLKIDQSFVAGLPDDRPAAAITRAVVQMAKGLGMRVGAEGVRNARQWHLLAEWGCDELQGEVIASAMPAEEFEAWLAARGRSGLPRLDA; encoded by the coding sequence ATGAACGCCCCCACCACGCCGCCCGAGCCGTCCGGCCGTCCGCCCCGCCGGACGCCCACCCTCGAGGACCAGGCGGCGCAGTTTCGGCTGCTGGTGGACCATGCCCCCGCGCTGATCGCCTTGTTCGATGCGCACGACCTGAGCTGTCTCTTCGCCAACCGCCAATATGCGCAGCGCTTCGGCCTGGACGAGCAAAGCATCCTGGGTCGCAGCTTTGACGACATCATCGGCGCCGACGCCGCCCGCGAGGTGCAGCCCTACATCGACCAGGTGCTGCGCGATCACCGCAGCGTCAACTATGAGCGTCGCCTGGTGCCGCCCGATGGCGAACCGCGCTGGATCGAAGTCAACCTGGTGCCGCACCTCACGCCGGATGGCCGCGAGGTGAGTGCCGCCTTCGTACTCATCTCCGACATCACCCGCTTCCGCGAGGCCGAACGCGCGATGCGCGAATCGGAGGCGCGTCTGGCGACCTTCATGGAGGCGTCGGTCGAGGGCCTGCTGTTCCATCGCGATGGCGTGATCGCCGATGTGAATCCGTCGCTGTGCGCGCTGATCGGCTATCCGCTGGAGTTATTGATCGGGCGTCGGGCGCTGGAGCTCGTCGCGCCCGACCAGTTGGAGATCGTCCGTGCGGTGATGGAGGCCGGCGACGAGACCCGCTATGAGACCGCGGTGATGCATCGCTCCGGCGAACGGATCCCGGTCGAATTCATCGTCCGCACGCTGTGGCGCAATGGCGAGCGGCTGCGCATGGCCGTGGTGCGCGACATCCGCGAACAACAGGCCGCGCTGGCCCGCATCCATCACCTCGCCCATCACGATCCGTTGACCGGCCTGCTCAATCGCGCGACCTTCATGGAGCGCCTGCGCGAGCGGCTGGCGCGAGGGCCGTCGCAGCGCGCGGCGTTGCTGTTCATCGACCTGGACAATTTCAAGCGGGTCAATGATTCGCTGGGGCATCTGGAAGGCGACCAGGTGCTGCGCACCGTGGCCGACCGCCTGCGCGCCGGTTTGCGGGGCGGGGATCTGGTGGCCCGCTTCGGCGGCGATGAGTTCGTTGTCCTGCTCGAGGATGTGCATCAGCGCAAGGATGTCCAGGTGGTGCTCAATGCGCTGCTGAGTGTGGTGGAAGTGCCGGTGCAGGCCGATGGCCGCGATCTGTCGGTGACGCCCACGATCGGCGTGGCGCTGTATCCGGAACACGGCGAGAGCCCGGAGGAACTGCTCCAGCACGCCGACACCGCGATGTACCTGGCCAAGTCGGCCGGCCGGGCGACCTACCGGTTCTTCGAATCGGCGATGGCCGAGACCGCTTATGCGGACCTGGTGCTGGAAGCCGAACTCGCCCAGGCTCTGACTGCCGATGAGTTCGTGCTCTTCTATCAACCGCAGGTGGCCGCGCAGACCGGCCAACTGACCGGCGCCGAAGCGCTGTTGCGCTGGCGGCATCCGACCCGCGGTCTGCTGTCGCCGGACGCCTTCATCCTGGTCGCCGAGCGGCATCGCCTGATGTTGCCGCTGGGCGAGTGGGTGATGCACGAAGCTGCGCGACAGGCCCGCCTCTGGCATGAGCGCGGCATCGCGCCGGTGCCGATCGCGGTGAACCTGTCGAGCATGCAGTTCCGGTTGGACAGTTTTTCGAAGTCGGTCGCCCAGGTGCTCAAGACCGCGGGCGTGCCGGGCGAATGGCTGGAGCTGGAGCTCACCGAGCGCATGCTGACCGATGAGATCGAGCGCCTGCCCGAACTGCTGCAAAGCCTGCGCGCGCTGGGGCTGGCGATCTCCATCGACGACTTCGGCACCGGCTACACCGCCCTCAATCAGCTCACCCGTTTGCCGCTGGACAAGCTCAAGATCGATCAGAGCTTTGTCGCTGGCCTGCCCGACGACCGTCCCGCCGCGGCCATCACCCGCGCGGTGGTGCAGATGGCCAAGGGCCTGGGCATGCGCGTCGGCGCCGAGGGCGTGCGCAACGCGCGGCAATGGCATCTGCTGGCGGAATGGGGCTGTGATGAGCTGCAGGGCGAGGTGATCGCCTCCGCCATGCCGGCCGAAGAATTCGAAGCCTGGCTGGCCGCGCGCGGCCGGTCCGGGCTGCCCAGGCTCGATGCATGA
- a CDS encoding class I SAM-dependent methyltransferase, producing the protein MIPTDPTAASAAAPDTTTIADAMLARVRQAIADAGGWLPFDRYMSLALYEPGLGYYANDRRKFGTMPSQGSDFVTAPELSPLFGRTLARQVAQALELSGTDAVIEFGAGSGALAEQLIETLDALGRPPARYQIVDLSGSLRARQAERLQRFAPRVEWLARWPDEIHGVLVANELLDAMPVPLLQWTGQDWLQRGVVVADDGRLRFEDRPGTERPPTPPEQDDRFIPGTVVEIHPQAEAFVRTLASHLKRGAAFFIDYGFPESEYYHPQRTGGTLMCHHLHKADTDPLVLPGEKDITTHVNFTGIALAGQDAGLMVLGYTSQANFLINCGLIDLLGAADLAQRAMAHRLIAEHEMGELFKVIGFAPGEGFDALGFTAGDRSHML; encoded by the coding sequence ATGATCCCGACCGACCCCACCGCGGCCTCAGCCGCCGCTCCCGACACGACCACCATTGCCGATGCCATGCTGGCCCGTGTGCGCCAAGCCATTGCCGACGCCGGCGGCTGGCTGCCGTTTGACCGCTACATGAGCCTGGCGCTGTATGAACCGGGGCTGGGCTACTACGCCAATGACCGGCGCAAGTTCGGCACCATGCCCTCGCAAGGCTCGGACTTCGTCACCGCGCCGGAGTTGTCACCGCTGTTCGGCCGCACGCTGGCGCGACAGGTGGCGCAGGCGCTCGAGCTCAGCGGCACCGACGCGGTGATCGAATTCGGCGCCGGCAGCGGCGCGCTCGCCGAACAGCTGATCGAGACCCTGGACGCCCTGGGCCGGCCACCGGCGCGCTATCAGATCGTCGACCTCTCGGGCAGCCTGCGGGCGCGTCAGGCCGAACGCCTGCAGCGCTTCGCCCCGCGGGTCGAGTGGCTGGCCCGCTGGCCCGATGAGATCCACGGTGTCCTGGTGGCCAATGAGCTGCTGGATGCGATGCCGGTGCCGCTGCTGCAATGGACCGGCCAGGACTGGCTTCAACGCGGCGTGGTCGTGGCCGACGATGGCCGCCTGCGCTTCGAGGACCGCCCCGGCACCGAGCGCCCCCCGACGCCTCCTGAGCAGGACGACCGGTTCATTCCCGGCACCGTGGTGGAGATCCATCCACAGGCCGAAGCCTTCGTGCGGACCCTGGCCTCGCATCTGAAGCGGGGCGCGGCCTTCTTCATCGACTATGGTTTCCCGGAGAGCGAGTACTACCATCCGCAGCGCACGGGCGGCACCCTGATGTGCCACCACCTGCACAAGGCCGACACCGATCCCCTGGTGCTGCCGGGTGAAAAGGACATCACCACCCATGTCAACTTCACCGGCATTGCGCTGGCGGGGCAGGATGCGGGGCTGATGGTGCTGGGCTACACCAGCCAGGCCAACTTCCTGATCAATTGCGGCCTGATCGATCTGCTGGGCGCGGCCGACTTGGCGCAGCGCGCGATGGCCCACCGCCTGATCGCCGAGCATGAGATGGGCGAACTGTTCAAGGTCATCGGCTTCGCGCCGGGCGAGGGCTTTGATGCGCTGGGCTTTACGGCGGGGGATCGCTCGCACATGCTTTGA
- a CDS encoding multifunctional CCA addition/repair protein encodes MGIQMYLVGGAVRDELLGLPVQDRDWVVVGETPKSLLDKGFLPVGKDFPVFLHPETHDEVALARTERKTASGYHGFQFHTAPDVTLEEDLARRDLTINAMARAEDGTLIDPYGGQRDLAARCLRHVSDAFVEDPVRILRLARFAARFTDFSVAPETMALMRRMVEAGEVDALVAERVWQELARGLMERRPSRMIEVLRECGALARLAPELDRLFGVPQPPAHHPEVDTGAHLLLVLDECARIEAVLPVRYAALCHDLGKGTTPEDEWPRHLKHESRSAELADALSQRWRVPADCKELAELVAREHTHVHQSLSLSAEARLRLLERCDAPRRPERFALMLLACECDARGRAGLAARDYPQRPALLRDLAALQSVDQGAISAAALAAGKKGQAIGQAIQQARLAAIKACASDPPP; translated from the coding sequence ATGGGTATTCAAATGTATCTGGTCGGCGGTGCTGTCCGCGACGAACTGCTGGGTTTGCCGGTTCAGGACCGTGACTGGGTGGTCGTCGGCGAGACGCCCAAGTCCTTGCTGGACAAGGGATTTTTGCCGGTGGGCAAGGACTTCCCGGTGTTCCTCCATCCCGAGACCCATGACGAGGTGGCCCTGGCGCGGACCGAGCGCAAGACGGCCAGCGGCTATCACGGGTTCCAGTTCCACACCGCCCCCGATGTCACCCTTGAAGAGGACCTGGCCCGGCGCGACCTGACGATCAACGCCATGGCGCGGGCCGAGGACGGCACGCTGATCGACCCCTACGGCGGCCAGCGGGATCTGGCGGCGCGCTGCCTGCGGCATGTGTCGGACGCGTTTGTCGAAGACCCGGTGCGCATCCTGCGGCTGGCGCGCTTTGCGGCGCGCTTCACCGACTTCAGCGTGGCGCCGGAGACGATGGCACTGATGCGTCGCATGGTCGAAGCGGGCGAAGTCGACGCCCTGGTGGCGGAACGGGTCTGGCAAGAGCTGGCCCGCGGGCTGATGGAGCGGCGTCCCTCCCGCATGATCGAAGTGCTGCGCGAGTGCGGCGCACTGGCCCGCCTGGCGCCGGAGCTCGATCGCCTGTTCGGCGTGCCGCAGCCGCCGGCCCATCATCCCGAGGTAGATACGGGCGCCCATCTGCTGCTGGTGCTGGATGAATGCGCACGGATCGAGGCGGTATTGCCGGTGCGCTACGCCGCGCTGTGCCATGACCTGGGCAAAGGGACGACGCCCGAGGACGAATGGCCGCGCCACCTCAAGCATGAGTCCCGCAGCGCCGAGCTGGCCGACGCGCTGTCGCAGCGCTGGCGTGTGCCCGCCGACTGCAAGGAACTGGCCGAGCTGGTGGCGCGCGAGCACACCCATGTCCATCAAAGCCTGAGCCTCTCGGCGGAAGCACGCCTGCGGCTGCTGGAGCGTTGCGATGCGCCGCGGCGGCCGGAGCGCTTCGCCCTGATGCTGCTGGCCTGCGAATGTGATGCGCGCGGCCGCGCCGGTTTGGCGGCCCGGGACTATCCACAGCGTCCGGCGCTGCTGCGGGATCTGGCGGCGCTGCAATCGGTGGACCAGGGCGCCATCTCGGCGGCCGCCCTGGCGGCGGGCAAGAAGGGCCAGGCCATCGGCCAAGCGATCCAGCAGGCGCGGCTGGCCGCCATCAAAGCATGTGCGAGCGATCCCCCGCCGTAA
- a CDS encoding glutathione S-transferase family protein, giving the protein MQLIIGNKNYSSWSMRPWVLMKGLGLPFEERQLRFDFAPGSAFYRALESVSPTHKVPVLVEDDGFAIWDSLAIIEYLAERFPEQPIWPRDARQRARARTLCAEMHGGFGQLRSHCPMNIDADLAVVGRRLLATEPGLQADLVRVVQLWTDALNASGGPFLFGEFGAVDAYFAPVVMRITRYGLPITDLTQAYAQRVEQAPGVSDWIREAMAEKDFLDFEEPYRDVSGPVPTLKR; this is encoded by the coding sequence ATGCAACTGATCATCGGCAACAAGAACTACTCGTCCTGGTCGATGCGCCCCTGGGTGCTGATGAAGGGCCTGGGCCTGCCCTTCGAGGAGCGGCAGCTGCGCTTCGACTTCGCCCCGGGCTCCGCCTTCTACCGCGCGCTGGAATCGGTGTCGCCGACCCACAAGGTGCCGGTGTTGGTGGAGGACGACGGCTTCGCCATCTGGGACTCGCTGGCCATCATCGAGTACCTGGCGGAGCGATTCCCTGAGCAACCGATCTGGCCGCGCGACGCCCGCCAGCGTGCCCGCGCCCGCACGCTGTGCGCGGAGATGCACGGCGGCTTCGGCCAACTGCGCAGCCACTGCCCGATGAACATCGATGCGGACCTGGCGGTGGTGGGCCGTCGCCTGCTGGCCACGGAGCCGGGTTTGCAGGCCGATCTGGTGCGGGTGGTGCAACTGTGGACCGACGCGCTGAATGCCAGCGGCGGGCCCTTCCTGTTCGGCGAATTCGGGGCGGTGGACGCCTACTTCGCACCGGTGGTGATGCGGATCACCCGCTACGGCCTGCCGATCACCGACCTGACCCAGGCCTACGCCCAACGGGTGGAGCAGGCGCCCGGGGTGAGCGACTGGATCCGCGAGGCAATGGCGGAGAAGGACTTTCTCGACTTCGAGGAGCCCTATCGCGACGTGAGCGGCCCGGTGCCGACGCTCAAGCGCTGA